Proteins encoded within one genomic window of Ranitomeya variabilis isolate aRanVar5 chromosome 4, aRanVar5.hap1, whole genome shotgun sequence:
- the LOC143765825 gene encoding uncharacterized protein LOC143765825: MFGINKDECWNSDYDSTWEDDEPPNKMLKPQHWHNSGNRSARDMQRYRHGYDEADLDTADDPDSPEEMPNLLFYQNQIEFQPCGETIEDIYGKWWDDYRELEANHSYIQWLFPLREPGVNPYAIPLTQAEIKRMRADEVVMQRLLKSYKLMLGFYGIQLLDEKTGEVSRAAKWEERYHNLNRRSHNNLRITRILKCLGEMGYDHLQAPLVQFFLEETLRKNQLPNVKKSVLDYFMFTVKDKQQRRRLVHFAWENYTSLGPFIWGPVEKLQNLTAKKVKENEGTTEEMESKEENPGPPCKDLHQHLQHQTTTEDMGDDSRSGVGRIQDHEASEQRDAVTRSRDEQQTTEDNSSGTEQQITEDSSPENEEQTTEDNSSGTERQITGQRSYENEQQTTEDNSSGTEQQMTEDSSPENEQQTTEDNSSGTEQQVTEDSSPENEQQTTEDNSSGTEQQMTEDSSPENEQQTTEDNSSATERQITGQSSSENEQQTTEDHNSGTEWLMTKDNGSENEQLKTENNSLRNESPITEVGNMRHEQVLTEDDNSVNKKTATERTSLINQKAKQLSAQGTREDNAGLITAETSSVNKNMITRTTQDGAHQAEGSENEEKEKLMSGQDDRTGNNGIIDYLLSFGGLCCLLCCVSRRG; this comes from the exons ATGTTTGGAATCAACAAGGACGAATGCTGGAATTCAGATTATGACTCCACCTGGGAGGATGACGAACCCCCTAACAAAATGCTGAAACCACAGCATTGG CACAACTCCGGTAACAGATCGGCAAGAGACATGCAGAGGTACAGACATGGATATGACGAAGCAGACCTGGATACTGCTGATGACCCG GATTCTCCGGAAGAAATGCCGAACCTGCTGTTCTACCAGAACCAGATAGAGTTTCAGCCTTGCG GGGAAACAATAGAGGATATTTATGGGAAATGGTGGGACGACTACAGGGAACTTGAAGCCAATCACTCCTACATCCAGTG GTTGTTTCCGCTGCGAGAGCCCGGGGTGAACCCGTACGCCATCCCGCTGACCCAGGCAGAAATTAAG aggaTGAGGGCAGATGAAGTCGTCATGCAGAGGCTCCTCAAATCTTACAAGCTCATGCTGGGGTTTTATGGCATTCAACTGCTGGACGAGAAAACTGGAGAAGTGTCCCGGGCAGCGAAGTGGGAGGAGAGATATCACAATCTAAACCG TCGCAGCCACAACAACCTGCGGATCACCCGGATCCTGAAGTGTTTGGGGGAGATGGGTTACGATCACCTCCAGGCCCCTCTGGTCCAGTTTTTCCTGGAGGAGACCTTGCGTAAGAACCAGCTACCCAATGTGAAAAAAAGTGTCCTGGATTATTTCATGTTCACAGTGAAGGACAAGCAGCAGCGCAGGAGGCTGGTGCACTTCGCCTGGGAGAACTACACTTCTCTGGGCCCGTTCATCTGGGGGCCAGTGGAGAAACTCCAAAATCTCACAGCTAAGAAAGTGAAGGAAAATGAAGGAACTACAGAAGAAATGGAGAGTAAAGAGGAAAACCCAGGACCTCCCTGTAAGGATCTACACCAGCATCTTCAGCATCAGACCACGACTGAGGACATGGGAGACGACAGCAGATCTGGAGTGGGCAGGATACAGGACCATGAAGCTTCAGAACAGAGAGATGCCGTAACTAGGTCAAGAGATGAGCAACAGACAACAGAGGACAATAGCTCAGGAACTGAGCAGCAGATAACAGAGGACAGTAGCCCAGAAAATGAGGAACAGACAACAGAGGACAATAGCTCAGGAACTGAGAGGCAGATAACAGGGCAAAGAAGCTATGAAAATGAGCAACAGACAACAGAGGACAATAGCTCAGGaactgagcagcagatgacagaggACAGTAGCCCAGAAAATGAGCAACAGACAACAGAGGACAATAGCTCAGGAACTGAGCAGCAGGTAACAGAGGACAGTAGCCCAGAAAATGAGCAACAGACAACAGAGGACAATAGCTCAGGaactgagcagcagatgacagaggACAGTAGCCCAGAAAATGAGCAACAGACAACAGAGGACAATAGCTCAGCAACTGAGAGGCAGATAACAGGGCAAAGTAGCTCGGAAAATGAGCAACAGACAACAGAGGACCATAACTCAGGAACTGAGTGGCTGATGACAAAAGACAATGGATCAGAAAATGAGCAGCTGAAAACAGAGAACAATAGCTTAAGGAACGAGAGCCCGATAACAGAGGTCGGTAATATGAGGCATGAGCAGGTGCTAACAGAGGATGATAACTCGGTGAATAAGAAGACGGCTACAGAGCGCACGAGCCTCATAAATCAGAAAGCTAAACAGCTGTCCGCACAGGGCACTAGAGAGGATAATGCGGGGCTGATAACAGCGGAAACTAGCTCTGTCAATAAAAACATGATCACACGGACAACACAAGATGGGGCACATCAGGCTGAAGGCTCAGAAAATGAGGAGAAGGAAAAGTTGATGTCGGGTCAAGATGACAGAACTGGGAATAATGGCATAATCGACTATTTACTTTCTTTTGGCGGCCTTTGCTGCTTACTCTGTTGcgtgtcaagaaggggttaa